In Pseudomonas sp. Leaf58, one DNA window encodes the following:
- a CDS encoding MFS transporter, with the protein MKPLLYITPLRALLFGLTLALFELLTYLASDAVMPAMPVVVADLNASPEYIPHALNLYLLGGVVLQWLIGPLADRYGRRPLLLAGCTFFGVACLATFWVHDIGLFNLLRLLQGIGLGFVVTVSYPALNEAFSEADAVRMMALLANIALLSPLLGPLVGTLLLQWLDWRWLFVAFAIGAVLAWLLLYRLMPETLGVERRDGTRLAFTPIHLLPLLAGYGQLLANRRFVAGSAALGLVGLPLIGWIGLSPVLLIHHEGLSTLEYALWQLPVFGGLILGNLIINRIADRYPLPALVRGALWPYLAGLCLMVLATWYWPSVTSMVAGLSLYALGLGIANAVLYRMTLFASEQSKGLVSAMLGMITIALLGLGGALLAMIGAGASLLHFALAAGVAGALALWPLWFVVGGRPGEGAVAR; encoded by the coding sequence ATGAAACCACTGCTGTACATCACCCCCCTGCGCGCCTTGCTGTTCGGCCTGACCTTGGCCCTGTTCGAGCTGCTTACCTACCTGGCCAGCGATGCGGTCATGCCAGCCATGCCAGTGGTGGTTGCAGACCTGAACGCCAGCCCCGAATACATCCCCCATGCCCTCAACCTGTACCTGCTGGGTGGTGTGGTGCTGCAATGGCTGATCGGCCCGCTGGCCGACCGTTATGGCCGGCGCCCGCTGCTGCTGGCCGGCTGTACGTTCTTCGGCGTGGCCTGCCTGGCCACCTTCTGGGTCCATGACATCGGCCTGTTCAACCTGTTGCGCCTGCTGCAGGGCATCGGCTTGGGCTTTGTGGTCACGGTCAGCTACCCGGCCCTGAACGAAGCCTTCAGCGAGGCAGATGCCGTGCGCATGATGGCGCTGCTGGCCAACATCGCCTTGCTGTCGCCGCTGCTCGGGCCACTGGTAGGCACCTTGCTGCTGCAGTGGTTGGATTGGCGGTGGCTGTTCGTGGCCTTTGCCATCGGCGCGGTGCTGGCCTGGCTGCTGTTGTACCGCCTGATGCCGGAAACCCTCGGGGTAGAGCGCCGTGACGGCACGCGCCTGGCGTTCACACCGATCCACCTGTTGCCGCTGCTGGCCGGTTACGGCCAGTTACTGGCCAATCGCCGCTTTGTCGCTGGCAGCGCGGCCCTGGGCCTGGTCGGTTTGCCGCTGATCGGTTGGATCGGCCTGTCGCCGGTGTTGCTGATTCACCATGAGGGGCTGAGCACCCTGGAATACGCCCTGTGGCAACTGCCGGTGTTTGGCGGGCTGATCCTTGGCAACCTGATCATCAACCGTATCGCCGACCGCTACCCGCTGCCGGCCCTGGTGCGTGGCGCGCTGTGGCCGTACCTGGCCGGGCTGTGTCTGATGGTGCTGGCGACCTGGTACTGGCCGAGCGTGACCAGCATGGTGGCGGGCCTGTCGCTGTACGCGCTGGGGCTGGGTATAGCCAATGCGGTGCTGTACCGCATGACGCTGTTCGCCAGCGAGCAGAGCAAGGGCCTGGTCTCGGCCATGTTGGGGATGATCACCATTGCCTTGCTGGGGCTGGGCGGGGCACTACTGGCGATGATTGGCGCCGGTGCCAGTTTGCTGCACTTTGCCCTGGCGGCGGGGGTGGCGGGGGCGTTAGCGCTGTGGCCGCTGTGGTTCGTGGTGGGTGGGCGGCCTGGGGAAGGGGCGGTCGCTCGGTAA
- a CDS encoding mechanosensitive ion channel family protein gives MDLNAEVDQLVRQSQAWIPLIMEYGSRVLLALLTLAVGWWVINKVSARLGKLVGMRNADVALQGFISTLANIILKILLFVSVASMIGIETTSFVAAIGAAGLAIGLALQGSLANFAGGVLILMFRPFRIGDWIEAQGVSGTVDSIQIFHTVLRTGDNKTVIMPNGSLSNGIITNTNRQPTRKVVFDVGVDYEADLQMARNVLLELAKDPRVLPDPAPQAVVATLGDSSITVSLRLWTKTSDYWDVMFMLNEHARDRLKAEGIDIPFPQRVIRVVQETAAQ, from the coding sequence ATGGATTTGAACGCTGAAGTCGATCAGCTGGTCCGCCAATCGCAAGCCTGGATCCCTTTGATCATGGAGTACGGCAGCCGTGTGCTGCTGGCATTGTTGACCCTGGCAGTCGGCTGGTGGGTCATCAACAAGGTCAGCGCCCGGCTGGGCAAGCTGGTGGGTATGCGTAATGCCGATGTGGCGTTGCAAGGCTTCATCAGCACCTTGGCCAACATCATCCTGAAGATTCTGCTGTTCGTCAGCGTTGCCTCGATGATTGGTATCGAGACCACTTCGTTCGTTGCCGCCATCGGTGCCGCTGGCCTGGCCATTGGCCTGGCGTTGCAAGGCAGCCTGGCCAACTTCGCCGGTGGTGTACTGATCCTGATGTTTCGCCCGTTCCGCATCGGTGACTGGATCGAAGCGCAGGGTGTTTCCGGTACCGTCGACAGCATCCAGATCTTCCACACCGTGCTGCGTACCGGTGACAACAAGACGGTGATCATGCCCAACGGCAGCCTGTCCAACGGCATCATCACCAACACCAACCGTCAGCCGACGCGCAAGGTGGTGTTCGATGTGGGCGTGGACTACGAAGCAGACCTGCAGATGGCGCGCAATGTGCTGCTGGAGTTGGCGAAGGACCCGCGTGTTCTGCCAGACCCTGCACCGCAGGCGGTCGTGGCGACGCTGGGCGATAGCTCCATTACGGTATCGCTGCGCTTGTGGACCAAGACGTCGGATTATTGGGATGTGATGTTCATGCTCAACGAGCATGCGCGTGACCGGTTGAAGGCTGAAGGGATCGACATTCCGTTCCCGCAGCGGGTGATTCGCGTGGTGCAGGAGACTGCCGCGCAGTAA
- a CDS encoding YajQ family cyclic di-GMP-binding protein, whose protein sequence is MPSFDVVSELDKHEVQNAVDNAIKELDRRYDLKGKGTFEFKDKDQTVMLTAEEEFQLEAMLEILRLALVKRKIDVKCLETKDPYPSGKEKKQEAKFREGIDKELAKKIVATIKDGKLKVQAAIQGEQVRVTGKKRDDLQEAIALLRTKEFDMPLQFNNFRD, encoded by the coding sequence ATGCCTTCGTTCGACGTGGTATCGGAACTGGACAAGCACGAAGTGCAGAACGCGGTCGATAACGCCATCAAGGAGCTGGACCGCCGCTACGACCTCAAGGGCAAAGGCACCTTCGAGTTCAAAGACAAAGATCAGACCGTGATGCTTACCGCCGAGGAAGAGTTCCAGCTCGAGGCGATGCTGGAAATCCTGCGCCTGGCGCTGGTCAAGCGCAAGATCGACGTGAAGTGCCTGGAAACCAAGGACCCGTATCCTTCCGGCAAGGAAAAGAAACAGGAAGCCAAGTTCCGCGAAGGCATCGACAAGGAGCTGGCCAAGAAAATCGTCGCCACCATCAAGGATGGCAAGCTGAAAGTGCAGGCCGCCATCCAGGGCGAGCAGGTACGGGTTACCGGTAAAAAGCGTGACGACCTGCAGGAAGCCATTGCCTTGCTGCGCACCAAAGAATTCGACATGCCGCTGCAGTTCAACAACTTCCGCGACTGA
- a CDS encoding putative 2-dehydropantoate 2-reductase: MSSTWHILGAGSLGSLWACRLARAGKAVSLILRDGQRLQAYQQAGGLTLVEQDQPHHYAIPGEIAQAHGPIHRLLVACKAYDAAPAIAGVAPRLADGAEVLLLQNGLGSQDEVADLVPHARCIFVSSTEGAFRESDWHVRFAGHGFNWLGDPRNPAMPAWFDDLHQAGIPAEWTVDILTRLWRKLALNCAINPLTVLHDCQNGGLLGHLGEVQALCAELAQLLRRCGQPEAAVELDEEVQRVILATAANYSSMYQDVRAGRRTEVHYLLGHACRAAGRHGLQLPTLERLLQRLVDNLRARGLPCD, translated from the coding sequence ATGAGCAGCACCTGGCATATTCTCGGCGCCGGTAGCCTGGGCAGCCTGTGGGCTTGCCGCCTGGCGCGCGCGGGCAAGGCCGTGAGCCTGATCCTGCGGGATGGGCAGCGGTTGCAAGCCTACCAGCAGGCCGGCGGCCTGACCTTGGTCGAACAGGACCAGCCCCACCACTACGCGATCCCTGGCGAAATCGCGCAGGCACACGGCCCGATCCACCGCCTGCTGGTGGCCTGCAAAGCCTACGACGCCGCCCCGGCCATTGCCGGCGTGGCGCCGCGCCTGGCCGACGGTGCCGAAGTGCTGCTGCTGCAGAACGGCCTCGGCAGCCAGGACGAAGTCGCCGACCTGGTGCCGCATGCGCGCTGCATCTTCGTCTCCAGTACCGAAGGGGCCTTCCGCGAGAGTGACTGGCACGTGCGCTTTGCCGGGCACGGCTTCAACTGGCTGGGCGACCCACGCAACCCGGCGATGCCGGCCTGGTTCGATGACCTGCACCAGGCCGGCATCCCCGCCGAGTGGACCGTGGATATCCTTACCCGCCTGTGGCGCAAACTGGCGCTCAATTGCGCCATCAACCCGCTGACCGTGCTGCACGACTGCCAGAACGGCGGGCTGCTCGGGCACCTCGGTGAAGTGCAGGCGCTGTGCGCCGAACTGGCCCAGTTACTGCGCCGTTGCGGCCAGCCGGAGGCGGCGGTTGAATTGGACGAAGAAGTCCAGCGGGTGATCCTTGCCACTGCGGCCAACTACTCTTCCATGTACCAGGACGTGCGCGCAGGCCGGCGCACCGAGGTGCACTACCTGCTCGGCCATGCCTGCCGCGCCGCTGGCCGTCACGGCCTGCAGCTGCCCACGCTGGAACGCCTGCTGCAACGCCTGGTCGATAACCTGCGCGCACGCGGCTTACCCTGCGACTGA
- a CDS encoding ATP-binding protein: MTLRQRLENLPVGQKLLAALLVLLVTILLVANLTFISAAYWITQESMAPQALQTIGRLVANPQLAARAGDTPDTASALLKELDSYTPLRAAAIYGGDGRILAQLQHGEPLALPKRFRDIDGWRLMEFRSTQLIRMPRDANPPAHLLLVASSELPTAFYTGTLSASLGILVFSILLWLVIARQIKRLITQPINQLEELSRQVTREESYALRAQRGNDDEIGSLAEAFNTMLSRIEAREQQLKRTRDEFQDAYDQAQGLAEETRHTNRKLELEVQVRSKIEKKLTGFQNYLNSIIDSMPSALIALDEQLYVTQWNHEATVLSGTPLDEALNQPIFIAFEPLKPFLPQLKDTVEKHRVAKIERVTWAKDEDLRHYALTFYPLTGGGGRGVVIRIDDITQRLSLEEMMVQSEKMLSVGGLAAGMAHEINNPLGAILHNVQNIRRRLSPELARNQEQAQELDIDLATVNRYLASREVPQLLDGIQQAGARAAKIVTHMLSFSRRSNRQLAPCDLPALIDQAVEIAGNDFDLAIGFDFKGQAIVRQFDPALGPVPCTANELEQVLLNLLKNAAQAIHQRPQPSEPGRITLRTRLNPPWAEIQVEDNGVGMPEGVRKRTFEPFFTTKEIGQGTGLGLSVSYFIITNNHKGQMEVQSTPGQGTCFTLRLPLGQPATAAPPPTEK; encoded by the coding sequence ATGACCTTGCGCCAACGCCTGGAAAACCTCCCGGTCGGGCAGAAGCTGCTGGCGGCCCTGCTGGTGTTGCTGGTGACCATTCTGCTGGTGGCCAACCTCACCTTCATCAGCGCGGCCTACTGGATCACCCAGGAAAGCATGGCGCCGCAAGCGCTGCAGACTATCGGCCGGCTGGTGGCCAACCCACAGCTGGCGGCCCGTGCCGGGGATACCCCGGACACCGCCAGCGCCCTGCTCAAAGAGCTGGACAGCTACACCCCGCTACGCGCCGCCGCCATCTATGGGGGCGACGGCCGCATACTGGCGCAACTGCAACATGGCGAGCCGCTGGCCTTGCCCAAGCGTTTTCGCGACATCGACGGCTGGCGCCTGATGGAGTTTCGCAGCACCCAACTCATCCGCATGCCACGCGATGCCAACCCGCCGGCGCACTTGCTGCTGGTAGCCAGCAGCGAACTGCCCACAGCCTTCTACACCGGCACCCTCAGCGCCAGCCTGGGTATCCTGGTGTTCAGCATCTTGCTGTGGCTGGTTATCGCCCGCCAGATCAAGCGCCTGATCACCCAACCGATCAACCAGCTCGAAGAGCTCAGCCGCCAGGTCACCCGCGAAGAAAGCTATGCCCTGCGTGCCCAGCGCGGTAACGATGACGAGATCGGCAGCCTGGCCGAAGCCTTCAACACCATGCTGTCGCGCATCGAAGCCCGCGAACAGCAGCTCAAGCGCACCCGCGATGAGTTTCAGGACGCCTATGACCAGGCCCAGGGCCTGGCCGAGGAAACCCGCCACACCAACCGCAAGCTGGAGCTGGAAGTCCAGGTACGCAGCAAGATCGAGAAAAAGCTCACGGGCTTTCAGAACTACCTGAACAGCATCATCGACTCGATGCCCTCGGCGCTGATTGCCCTCGACGAGCAGCTTTACGTAACCCAGTGGAACCACGAAGCCACGGTGCTTTCCGGCACGCCCCTGGACGAAGCGCTGAACCAGCCAATCTTCATCGCCTTCGAGCCGCTCAAACCGTTCTTGCCGCAATTGAAGGACACCGTGGAAAAGCACCGCGTGGCGAAAATCGAGCGGGTCACCTGGGCCAAGGACGAGGACCTGCGCCACTACGCCCTGACCTTCTACCCACTGACCGGCGGCGGTGGGCGCGGCGTGGTCATCCGCATCGACGACATCACCCAGCGCCTGTCACTGGAAGAGATGATGGTGCAATCCGAGAAAATGCTCTCGGTCGGCGGCCTGGCAGCCGGCATGGCTCACGAGATCAACAACCCGCTGGGCGCCATCCTGCACAACGTGCAGAACATACGTCGGCGTTTGTCCCCGGAGCTTGCGCGCAACCAGGAGCAGGCCCAAGAGCTGGACATCGACCTGGCCACAGTCAATCGCTATTTGGCCAGCCGCGAAGTGCCGCAATTGCTCGATGGCATTCAGCAGGCAGGTGCCCGGGCAGCGAAGATCGTTACCCACATGCTCAGTTTCAGCCGCCGCAGCAACCGCCAACTGGCGCCCTGCGACCTGCCGGCACTGATCGACCAGGCAGTGGAGATTGCCGGCAACGACTTCGACCTGGCGATCGGCTTCGACTTCAAGGGCCAGGCCATCGTGCGCCAGTTCGACCCCGCGCTGGGGCCAGTTCCCTGCACCGCCAACGAGCTGGAGCAGGTACTGCTCAACCTGCTGAAAAACGCGGCCCAGGCCATCCATCAGCGCCCGCAGCCCAGCGAGCCGGGGCGCATCACCCTGCGCACTCGGCTGAACCCGCCATGGGCGGAAATCCAAGTCGAGGACAACGGCGTCGGCATGCCCGAAGGGGTGCGCAAGCGAACCTTCGAGCCCTTCTTCACCACCAAGGAGATCGGCCAGGGCACCGGGCTGGGCCTGTCGGTCTCGTACTTCATCATTACCAACAACCACAAGGGGCAGATGGAGGTGCAGTCCACCCCCGGCCAGGGCACCTGCTTCACCCTGCGCCTGCCCCTCGGCCAGCCGGCAACGGCGGCGCCCCCCCCGACGGAGAAGTGA